One Curtobacterium sp. MCLR17_032 genomic window carries:
- a CDS encoding AAA family ATPase, whose translation MNRPATSTVGELRAAGHVQKSVRAEIRDNLLTALREGRDPWPGLHGFQTTVIPQLERALIAGHDVVLLGERGQGKTRLLRTLNGLMDEWTPVITGSELGEHPYEPITTASIRRAQELGDALPISWVHRDDRYVEKLATPDTSVADLIGDVDPMKVAEGRSLGDPETIHFGLIPRGHRGIVAINELPDLAERIQVAMLNVMEERDVQIRGYVLRLPLDVLVVASANPEDYTNRGRIITPLKDRFGAEIRTHYPIELTDEIAVIRQEAQLTAEVPDALIEILARFTRALRESSAVDQRSGVSARFSIAGAETVSAAAVHRAARQGESDAVARPIDLETAVDVLGGKIEFESGEEDRADEVLEHLLRTATAETVRSRFRGLDFGVLVDALEGGTMVTTGEQVSARDFLAGLPSLGESDLYDQVCQRLDATSDGERAGAIELALEGLFLARRISKESGGGEAAYGM comes from the coding sequence CGCGACCCCTGGCCCGGCCTGCACGGCTTCCAGACCACCGTCATCCCGCAGCTCGAGCGCGCCCTGATCGCCGGGCACGACGTCGTCCTGCTCGGTGAGCGCGGCCAGGGCAAGACCCGACTGCTCCGCACCCTGAACGGCCTGATGGACGAGTGGACACCGGTCATCACCGGCTCCGAACTCGGCGAGCACCCCTACGAACCGATCACGACGGCGAGCATCCGCCGGGCGCAGGAGCTCGGCGACGCCCTGCCGATCTCGTGGGTGCACCGCGACGACCGCTACGTCGAGAAGCTCGCGACGCCGGACACCTCCGTCGCGGACCTGATCGGCGACGTCGACCCGATGAAGGTCGCCGAGGGCCGCAGCCTGGGCGACCCGGAGACCATCCACTTCGGCCTGATCCCCCGCGGCCACCGGGGCATCGTCGCGATCAACGAGCTGCCCGACCTGGCCGAGCGCATCCAGGTCGCGATGCTCAACGTGATGGAGGAGCGCGACGTCCAGATCCGCGGGTACGTCCTGCGCCTGCCGCTCGACGTGCTCGTCGTCGCGAGTGCGAACCCGGAGGACTACACGAACCGCGGCCGGATCATCACCCCGCTGAAGGACCGCTTCGGCGCCGAGATCCGCACGCACTACCCGATCGAGCTCACGGACGAGATCGCCGTCATCCGGCAAGAGGCGCAGCTGACGGCCGAGGTCCCGGACGCCCTCATCGAGATCCTCGCCCGGTTCACCCGGGCCCTCCGCGAGTCGAGCGCCGTCGACCAGCGCAGTGGTGTCAGCGCCCGCTTCTCGATCGCCGGTGCCGAGACGGTGTCCGCGGCCGCGGTCCACCGCGCCGCACGGCAGGGTGAGTCCGACGCCGTCGCCCGCCCGATCGACCTCGAGACCGCCGTCGACGTCCTGGGCGGCAAGATCGAGTTCGAGTCCGGTGAAGAAGACCGTGCCGACGAGGTCCTCGAGCACCTGCTCCGCACCGCGACGGCCGAGACCGTCCGCTCGCGCTTCCGCGGACTGGACTTCGGGGTGCTCGTCGACGCGCTCGAGGGCGGCACCATGGTCACCACCGGCGAACAGGTCAGCGCGCGGGACTTCCTCGCCGGGCTGCCCTCCCTGGGCGAGTCCGACCTCTACGACCAGGTCTGCCAGCGCCTCGACGCGACGTCCGACGGCGAGCGTGCGGGCGCGATCGAACTCGCACTCGAGGGGCTGTTCCTCGCCCGCCGCATCAGCAAGGAGTCCGGCGGGGGCGAAGCAGCGTATGGGATGTGA
- a CDS encoding VWA domain-containing protein gives MVSRPNRRLSRDSRYGKYDGGPDPLAPPADLSEALDAIGQDVMAGTSPERAMREFLRRGGRSQRGLDDLARLVAEKRRELTSKNNLDGTLQEIKQLLDQAVLAERGQLARDTAMDDGDRALAELQLDSLPASPAAAVSELSGYDWKSPAARQKYEQIKDLLGREMLDQRFAGMKQALENATDDDRAAVAQMMQDLNELLDAHRRGEDSQEQFDEFMAKHGDQFPSNPQNVDELLDDLASRAAAAQRMRNSMTQEQRDELDALAEQAFGSPALMGALSQLDENLRALRPGEDWGGSEGMDGEQGLGLGDGTGVFQDIADLDALADQLAQVGPGSELDDLDLDALAQQLGDQAAVDARTLQQLEKALRNSGAMQRGSDGQLRLTPKAMRQLGKSLLKDVAERMSGRQGARDLRRAGAAGDRSGSTRPWEFGDTEPWDVTRSITNALTRTAGDGPRTGAGVRLQIEDVEVQETEARTQAAVALLVDTSFSMAMEDRWVPMKRTALALHTLISTRFRGDDLQLIAFGREAEVMDVEQLVGLDAMWDKGTNLHHALLLANRHFRKHPNAQPVLLIVTDGEPTSHLEPNGQVYFSYPPDPVTIALSVRELENAHRLGAKTTFFRLGDDPGLARFVDGMARRVEGTVTAPENDDLGVAVVGSYLGARRGSGSAFGGFGGGGPGDDGLWGSPFTRFG, from the coding sequence GTGGTTAGCCGCCCGAACCGTCGGCTGAGCCGCGACAGCCGGTACGGCAAGTACGACGGCGGCCCGGACCCCCTGGCGCCGCCCGCCGACCTGTCCGAGGCGCTCGACGCCATCGGGCAGGACGTGATGGCCGGCACCTCGCCCGAGCGTGCGATGCGGGAGTTCCTCCGACGCGGTGGACGGTCGCAGCGCGGGCTCGACGACCTCGCCCGACTCGTCGCCGAGAAGCGCCGCGAGCTCACCAGCAAGAACAACCTCGACGGCACCCTGCAGGAGATCAAGCAGCTCCTCGACCAGGCTGTCCTGGCCGAACGCGGACAGCTCGCCCGCGACACGGCGATGGACGACGGCGACCGGGCACTGGCCGAACTGCAGCTCGACAGCCTGCCCGCCTCGCCCGCAGCCGCGGTCAGCGAACTGAGCGGCTACGACTGGAAGAGCCCGGCGGCCCGACAGAAGTACGAGCAGATCAAGGACCTGCTCGGCCGCGAGATGCTCGACCAGCGGTTCGCGGGCATGAAGCAGGCGCTCGAGAACGCCACCGACGACGACCGGGCCGCGGTCGCGCAGATGATGCAGGACCTCAACGAGCTGCTCGACGCCCACCGTCGGGGCGAGGACAGCCAGGAGCAGTTCGACGAGTTCATGGCGAAGCACGGCGACCAGTTCCCGTCGAACCCGCAGAACGTCGACGAACTGCTCGACGACCTGGCGTCCCGTGCCGCCGCCGCCCAGCGGATGCGGAACTCGATGACGCAGGAGCAGCGGGATGAACTCGATGCGCTGGCCGAGCAGGCGTTCGGCTCCCCCGCGCTGATGGGGGCGCTGTCCCAGCTCGACGAGAACCTCCGCGCCCTGCGACCCGGCGAGGACTGGGGCGGCTCCGAGGGCATGGACGGCGAGCAGGGACTCGGCCTGGGCGACGGCACCGGGGTGTTCCAGGACATCGCCGACCTCGACGCCCTGGCCGACCAGCTCGCCCAGGTCGGCCCCGGATCCGAGCTCGACGACCTGGACCTCGACGCCCTCGCACAGCAGCTCGGCGACCAGGCAGCCGTCGACGCCCGGACCCTGCAGCAGCTCGAGAAGGCGCTGCGGAACTCGGGCGCGATGCAACGCGGCAGCGACGGCCAGCTCCGGCTGACCCCGAAGGCGATGCGGCAGCTCGGCAAGAGCCTGCTCAAGGACGTCGCCGAGCGGATGTCGGGTCGGCAGGGTGCGCGGGACCTCCGCCGTGCCGGTGCTGCCGGGGACCGCTCCGGGTCGACCCGTCCGTGGGAGTTCGGCGACACCGAGCCCTGGGACGTCACCCGCTCGATCACGAACGCGCTCACCCGGACCGCCGGGGACGGACCCCGGACCGGCGCCGGTGTGCGGCTGCAGATCGAGGACGTCGAGGTGCAGGAGACCGAGGCCCGCACCCAGGCCGCCGTCGCCCTGCTCGTCGACACGTCGTTCTCGATGGCGATGGAGGACCGCTGGGTCCCGATGAAGCGCACCGCCCTCGCGCTGCACACGCTCATCTCGACCCGGTTCCGTGGCGACGACCTGCAGCTCATCGCGTTCGGTCGCGAAGCCGAGGTCATGGACGTCGAACAGCTCGTCGGCTTGGACGCGATGTGGGACAAGGGCACGAACCTGCACCACGCCCTGCTGCTGGCGAACCGGCACTTCCGGAAGCACCCGAACGCCCAGCCGGTGCTGCTCATCGTCACGGACGGCGAGCCGACGTCGCACCTCGAGCCGAACGGGCAGGTGTACTTCAGCTACCCGCCGGACCCGGTGACGATCGCGCTGAGTGTCCGCGAGCTCGAGAACGCCCACCGCCTGGGCGCGAAGACGACGTTCTTCCGGCTCGGCGACGACCCGGGGCTCGCCCGGTTCGTGGACGGCATGGCCCGCCGCGTCGAGGGCACGGTCACGGCGCCGGAGAACGACGACCTCGGCGTCGCGGTGGTCGGCTCCTACCTCGGCGCCCGGCGCGGCTCCGGCTCCGCCTTCGGCGGGTTCGGCGGCGGCGGCCCCGGCGACGACGGCCTGTGGGGCAGCCCCTTCACCCGTTTCGGCTGA